One Prosthecobacter sp. SYSU 5D2 genomic window carries:
- the queG gene encoding tRNA epoxyqueuosine(34) reductase QueG — MPDLKTQLITKAHELGFADCRIAPARPAAHRELYEQWVAEGKYGDMAWMARNMDRRTDPGLVQPGAKTVIVLAMNYYQGPAPATAAGGYRIARYAWNEDYHDLIVKKLKELDAFLIQHGGTQRYYVDTGPVLERDFASEAGLGWGGKSTMQIHRQLGTWFFLAELISTLDLAVDTPARDLCGKCTRCITACPTQAITAPRRMDARRCISYLTIESKGTIPLEFRRAMGDRIYGCDDCLTACPWNKFAQLSHEAAFQAREPVFNQKLRDFLTLTEADFRLLFAKSPIKRIKRPAFLRNVCVALGNVGTAEDLPLLEAAAQDEHPLIAEHAHWAVAEIRLRLSASCTKKQKSMDTHQL, encoded by the coding sequence ATGCCGGATCTCAAAACCCAGCTCATCACCAAAGCTCATGAACTGGGTTTTGCCGACTGCCGCATCGCCCCGGCCCGCCCGGCGGCACACCGCGAGCTGTATGAGCAATGGGTGGCCGAAGGCAAATATGGCGACATGGCCTGGATGGCGCGCAACATGGACCGCCGCACCGATCCCGGCCTCGTCCAGCCGGGGGCAAAGACGGTCATCGTCCTGGCCATGAATTACTACCAGGGCCCCGCGCCCGCCACGGCTGCGGGCGGCTACCGCATCGCCCGTTATGCCTGGAATGAGGATTACCACGACCTCATTGTCAAAAAGCTCAAAGAGCTGGATGCCTTCCTGATCCAGCATGGCGGTACGCAGCGGTACTATGTGGACACCGGCCCCGTGCTGGAGCGGGACTTCGCCAGCGAGGCCGGCCTCGGCTGGGGTGGCAAAAGCACCATGCAGATCCACCGTCAGCTTGGCACCTGGTTCTTCCTGGCGGAGCTCATCAGCACCCTGGACCTGGCCGTGGACACCCCCGCCCGGGACCTCTGCGGCAAATGCACTCGCTGCATCACTGCCTGCCCCACCCAGGCCATCACCGCCCCGCGCCGCATGGATGCCCGCCGCTGCATCAGCTACCTCACCATCGAGAGCAAAGGCACCATCCCCCTGGAATTCCGCCGCGCCATGGGCGACCGCATTTATGGCTGTGACGACTGCCTGACTGCCTGCCCCTGGAACAAATTTGCCCAGCTCTCCCATGAAGCGGCCTTCCAGGCCCGCGAGCCGGTGTTTAACCAAAAGTTGCGCGACTTTCTCACCCTCACTGAGGCGGACTTCCGCCTGCTCTTTGCCAAGTCTCCCATCAAGCGCATCAAGCGCCCCGCCTTCCTCCGCAACGTCTGCGTGGCGCTCGGCAATGTAGGCACCGCCGAAGACCTTCCCCTCCTGGAAGCCGCCGCCCAGGATGAGCACCCGCTCATTGCGGAGCATGCCCACTGGGCCGTTGCGGAGATCCGCCTGCGCCTCAGCGCATCCTGCACGAAGAAGCAAAAAAGTATGGATACCCATCAGCTTTGA
- a CDS encoding exopolysaccharide biosynthesis polyprenyl glycosylphosphotransferase codes for MLLPGTSHWMSIARRGFRDAAVFFLSYLVANYIRFQELWRMDHYLLPISIGAFTLVATSYILGLYSVESRGRSRFFVHWLFFTLAFMATFVALVVVGYVDFGTRVGRGFMFLGLCTAYPSLMLHHWVMFNKHRFSPERVAFVVESPGEHEEYQTLKDLKPRGIEIVGRITVKQTDRGSDVLGRLKHAQSILNRHKIDRLVFEDWRLNDPYSRPFLRQLRYSGITCTPLISLCEEYLQYVPLHLVTNEWLMHSETSPRDFYFRKLKRSFDVLTSLTLLVLLSPPLLAGIAIVKIFSPDGPLFFTQERIGRFGKKFQIFKLRSMRTDAEANGPQWSTGNKDPRVFPGGKLLRQYRIDEIPQLFNILRGDMSFVGPRPEQPAFVAALAKELPYYEERHMIHPGLTGWAQVCYPYGSTTDDARCKLEYDLYYLKHAGTVFDLLILLDTIRVVLIGGMKKEAQKPRYISAATSKTTSIPIVTAAQRSDAAA; via the coding sequence ATGCTTCTTCCCGGTACAAGTCATTGGATGTCCATCGCGCGTCGCGGTTTCCGTGACGCTGCAGTTTTTTTTCTCAGCTACTTGGTAGCTAATTACATACGCTTCCAGGAGCTCTGGCGGATGGATCATTATTTGCTGCCCATCAGCATTGGTGCGTTCACCCTCGTCGCCACCAGCTACATTCTTGGCCTTTATTCGGTGGAATCCCGTGGCCGGTCCCGCTTTTTCGTCCACTGGCTCTTTTTCACCCTCGCCTTCATGGCCACCTTCGTCGCCCTTGTCGTCGTCGGTTATGTGGATTTTGGCACCCGCGTTGGCCGCGGTTTCATGTTCCTCGGCCTCTGCACCGCCTACCCCTCCCTCATGCTCCATCACTGGGTCATGTTTAACAAGCACCGCTTCTCCCCGGAGCGTGTCGCCTTTGTCGTCGAAAGCCCCGGTGAGCATGAAGAATATCAGACTCTCAAAGACCTCAAGCCCCGCGGCATTGAAATCGTCGGTCGCATCACCGTGAAGCAAACCGATCGCGGCAGCGACGTCCTCGGCCGCCTCAAGCACGCACAGTCCATCCTCAACCGCCACAAGATTGACCGCCTCGTCTTTGAAGACTGGCGCCTCAATGACCCTTACTCGCGCCCCTTCCTCCGCCAGCTCCGTTACTCCGGCATCACCTGCACCCCCCTCATCAGCCTCTGCGAGGAATACCTTCAATACGTCCCCCTCCATCTCGTCACCAACGAATGGCTCATGCATTCGGAGACCTCCCCGCGTGACTTCTACTTTCGCAAGCTCAAGCGCAGCTTCGACGTCCTCACCTCTCTCACCCTTCTCGTCCTCCTCTCCCCGCCCCTTCTTGCCGGCATCGCCATCGTTAAAATCTTCTCCCCAGATGGCCCTCTCTTTTTCACCCAGGAGCGTATCGGCCGCTTCGGCAAAAAATTCCAGATCTTCAAGCTCCGTTCCATGCGCACCGATGCCGAGGCCAACGGTCCTCAGTGGTCCACCGGCAACAAGGACCCCCGCGTCTTTCCTGGCGGCAAGCTCCTCCGCCAATACCGGATTGATGAGATCCCCCAGCTCTTCAACATTCTGCGCGGCGACATGTCCTTCGTCGGCCCCCGCCCGGAGCAACCCGCCTTCGTTGCCGCCCTCGCTAAAGAGCTCCCCTACTACGAAGAGCGCCACATGATCCACCCTGGTCTCACTGGCTGGGCCCAGGTCTGCTACCCCTACGGTTCCACCACCGACGACGCCCGCTGCAAGCTTGAATACGACCTTTATTATCTCAAGCACGCCGGCACCGTCTTTGACCTTCTCATCCTGCTCGATACCATCCGCGTCGTTCTCATTGGCGGCATGAAAAAAGAGGCTCAAAAGCCCCGTTATATCTCCGCTGCCACCAGCAAGACCACATCCATCCCCATCGTCACCGCAGCCCAGCGGTCTGATGCCGCCGCCTGA
- a CDS encoding DUF3467 domain-containing protein, with the protein MSNSVKIVGGESPAPAPAKIAAPAGAVYSNVSRLFATPNEVVLDFALNLNAFGPMVEEDAQIVSRVVTSYDGAKRLWVHLTQTLQAYEKKYGPIELDIAKRMKPDEQA; encoded by the coding sequence ATGTCCAACTCAGTTAAAATCGTCGGTGGTGAATCTCCTGCCCCCGCTCCTGCCAAAATCGCTGCTCCAGCCGGGGCCGTGTATTCCAACGTCAGCCGCCTGTTCGCCACGCCGAATGAAGTGGTGCTCGACTTCGCCCTCAACCTCAATGCCTTCGGTCCCATGGTGGAAGAGGATGCCCAGATCGTCAGCCGTGTCGTCACCTCCTACGACGGTGCCAAGCGCCTCTGGGTCCACCTCACCCAGACCCTCCAGGCCTATGAAAAGAAATACGGCCCCATCGAGCTGGACATCGCCAAGCGGATGAAGCCGGATGAGCAAGCGTAA
- a CDS encoding PEP-CTERM sorting domain-containing protein, translating to MRFFFLLVSLIALPLGSAASTVLLSHSGSANPTTQGWSRASTSNVVAGAYNDNGREVWRVYDAGLTTSANNLNYSGTLNAATVASVMDSGWELSATLRVPEDDPDHSIAMAAGSNIWIGFIINETDTNRRAWAFMFGRAENGDTLVSTYGSGTPRTLAPGYHDYSMVYDPATALVTVSIDGEFWKTYAGASSSSNGTQQVYWGDNSGQTSTQPGRAAYYESVQFASVPEPSRLLLLGLGIAILGFHRRRGNRAIHS from the coding sequence ATGAGATTCTTCTTCCTATTGGTCAGCCTCATAGCCTTGCCGCTCGGCTCTGCAGCCTCCACCGTCCTCCTTTCCCACTCCGGCTCCGCCAATCCCACGACGCAAGGCTGGAGCCGCGCCTCCACCTCCAATGTCGTGGCTGGAGCTTACAACGACAATGGTCGCGAAGTGTGGCGGGTCTATGATGCCGGCCTCACCACCAGCGCGAACAACCTGAATTACTCAGGCACGTTGAATGCCGCTACAGTTGCCTCCGTCATGGACTCCGGCTGGGAGCTGTCCGCCACCCTCCGCGTCCCCGAGGATGATCCGGACCACAGCATCGCCATGGCAGCAGGCAGCAACATCTGGATCGGTTTCATCATCAATGAAACCGACACCAACCGCCGCGCCTGGGCATTCATGTTCGGCCGCGCAGAGAACGGCGACACCCTAGTCAGTACCTATGGCTCCGGCACACCCCGCACCCTTGCCCCCGGTTATCATGACTACAGCATGGTCTATGACCCCGCCACCGCCCTCGTCACCGTGTCCATTGACGGAGAATTCTGGAAAACTTACGCCGGTGCCTCCTCGAGCAGCAATGGCACCCAGCAGGTCTATTGGGGGGACAACAGCGGCCAGACTTCCACCCAGCCCGGACGCGCCGCTTATTATGAATCGGTTCAATTCGCCTCCGTGCCTGAACCTTCCCGCCTGCTGCTTCTGGGCCTGGGCATCGCAATCCTGGGATTTCACCGCAGGCGCGGCAACCGCGCAATACATTCGTGA
- a CDS encoding DUF2442 domain-containing protein, which yields MAVSFGRGIFKVRLSNGRTVVVPTALFPRLEFATRAERQQFEVIGNGTGIHWPALDEDISISGLLQGRGSAESPKSILQWIMARRDKFSPADQKTPAIRIIRTVAHTSSAKKPSAQKLPKVSNSRSRQQTRLVHSQTSK from the coding sequence ATGGCCGTCTCTTTTGGCCGTGGCATCTTTAAAGTCCGATTGAGCAATGGCCGCACAGTCGTTGTGCCCACTGCTTTATTCCCGCGTCTTGAATTTGCCACCCGGGCTGAGAGGCAGCAATTCGAGGTGATCGGAAATGGCACCGGTATTCATTGGCCTGCACTGGATGAAGATATCAGTATTTCTGGGCTGCTACAAGGAAGGGGATCTGCCGAATCCCCCAAATCCATTCTTCAATGGATCATGGCCCGCCGGGACAAATTTTCCCCCGCCGATCAAAAGACACCCGCCATCAGAATCATCAGAACCGTTGCGCACACCTCCTCCGCCAAAAAGCCCTCTGCGCAAAAACTACCGAAGGTCTCAAACAGTAGATCTCGTCAGCAGACAAGGCTCGTTCACAGCCAGACTTCGAAGTGA
- a CDS encoding DUF4160 domain-containing protein, producing MPTVLRVGPFRFFFYSDEGNEPPHIHVQRDDKIAKFWLSPVKMENDGGLKLGEIRTITRLVSKHESDMLEKWNEYFRDPS from the coding sequence ATGCCCACGGTTCTAAGGGTCGGCCCGTTTCGATTTTTCTTCTATTCTGACGAAGGAAACGAGCCGCCTCACATTCATGTTCAGAGGGATGACAAGATTGCCAAGTTTTGGCTCAGCCCCGTAAAAATGGAGAATGACGGAGGCCTCAAACTTGGCGAAATTCGGACCATCACCCGGCTTGTATCCAAGCACGAATCTGATATGTTAGAAAAGTGGAATGAATACTTCAGAGACCCATCCTGA
- a CDS encoding glycosyltransferase, with product MRLLCITNLFPDSGQPWRGLDNVTLLHAMRAERPEADIRVLCLRPGHGGWLGKKCPLKTRPGDEVLHPSYDWAPYLPKFGGQNHRLYAQAVQRALKSLPPGWQADALLVPWLFPDACGVSLVPELRGLPLVAVAQGSDVHQYLDLPARRRAILALSQRAHIITRSEDLRQRLLRTGAPAAHVSTVYNGVDIHTFHPGDKAAARKDLSLPLAPHTLLFVGNFLPVKGLDLLVEAAALLHQQIPIHLILIGSGPLEAQLRDQAEKAGLGPAHITFAGRKGPSEVAQYMRAADAVCLSSHHEGVPNVLLESFASGRPFVSTQAGGIAEITTPSPQGAVLVPERDPAAYAKALHQALSSPPDEVVLSSYARTMAWPQCAKMYWQRLIAPLEI from the coding sequence ATGCGCCTGCTTTGCATCACCAACCTCTTTCCAGATTCCGGCCAGCCCTGGCGGGGGCTGGACAATGTCACCCTCCTGCACGCCATGCGGGCAGAGCGTCCGGAGGCAGACATCCGCGTCCTCTGCCTGCGCCCCGGCCACGGCGGCTGGCTGGGAAAAAAGTGCCCGCTTAAAACCCGCCCTGGGGATGAAGTCCTCCACCCCAGCTATGACTGGGCTCCTTACCTGCCCAAATTCGGGGGTCAGAACCACCGCCTGTATGCCCAGGCAGTGCAGCGTGCCTTAAAGTCCCTTCCTCCTGGCTGGCAGGCGGATGCACTTCTCGTCCCCTGGCTCTTCCCAGATGCCTGCGGCGTCAGCCTCGTCCCGGAGCTTCGCGGACTGCCCCTCGTCGCCGTCGCCCAGGGGTCGGATGTCCATCAGTATCTGGACCTGCCCGCACGCCGCCGCGCCATACTCGCCCTCAGCCAGCGCGCCCATATCATCACCCGCAGTGAAGACCTCCGCCAGCGCCTCCTCCGCACGGGTGCCCCTGCCGCCCATGTCAGCACCGTTTACAATGGCGTTGACATCCACACCTTCCACCCGGGGGATAAAGCCGCCGCCAGAAAAGACCTCAGCCTCCCGCTCGCGCCCCACACCTTGCTCTTTGTTGGCAATTTTCTGCCAGTCAAAGGCCTGGACCTTCTGGTCGAAGCTGCCGCACTCTTGCATCAGCAGATTCCCATTCACCTCATCCTCATCGGCAGCGGCCCTCTGGAGGCCCAGCTTCGCGACCAGGCTGAAAAAGCAGGTCTCGGACCCGCCCACATCACCTTTGCCGGGCGAAAAGGACCCTCCGAGGTGGCACAATACATGCGCGCAGCAGATGCCGTCTGTCTCTCCAGCCACCATGAAGGCGTCCCTAATGTCCTGCTCGAGTCCTTTGCCTCCGGCCGTCCCTTTGTCTCCACCCAGGCAGGTGGCATCGCCGAAATCACCACCCCTTCTCCCCAGGGTGCCGTGCTAGTCCCAGAGCGGGATCCCGCAGCCTATGCAAAAGCCCTTCATCAAGCCTTGTCTTCACCGCCGGATGAGGTCGTACTCAGTTCCTACGCCCGGACCATGGCCTGGCCACAGTGTGCCAAAATGTACTGGCAGCGATTAATTGCGCCTTTGGAAATTTAA
- a CDS encoding FAD-dependent oxidoreductase — MNRQADVIVAGGGSAGLAAALASARAGARTLLLERQTKLGGMGTSALVHTFCGLFHPDVSQPWAWLNPGIPQEIGQAMMDRTGQTAPDLMGKVYVLRQHPSLYAQIADELCRAESHLTVLSGSEWTALRQGDQSGWELDILTSGHRQTLQAKALIDTTGDATGARLLNPAWCQQAEAARLYRPAYICAFHGTTGTHDDAWRLQTGASLFRAIRDGLLPPAAMGAAFRDSPFPGETFLTVDLEAGQGDWNPFDPAKRARMEQEGREVALALWRFLRAEHADFKNCPPPMLPTQAGIRETARYIGDYVITGDDLAACRRFENEVALAGWPMEKRENARGPKFRFFDSPAPAGIPAGCFTRQDAPGLFFAGRCLSADHEALASLRVMGTCMAGGQAAGKMAVDFLSGH, encoded by the coding sequence ATGAACCGGCAGGCGGACGTCATCGTCGCCGGCGGCGGCAGCGCCGGCCTGGCGGCTGCCCTCGCTTCCGCACGCGCCGGTGCCCGCACCCTTCTGCTGGAGCGGCAGACCAAGCTCGGCGGCATGGGCACCAGCGCTCTCGTCCACACCTTCTGCGGCCTCTTCCACCCGGACGTTTCCCAGCCCTGGGCCTGGCTGAATCCAGGCATCCCGCAGGAGATCGGCCAGGCCATGATGGACCGCACCGGCCAGACCGCGCCGGACCTCATGGGCAAAGTTTACGTCCTACGCCAGCATCCCTCCCTCTATGCCCAGATCGCCGATGAACTCTGCCGCGCCGAGTCCCACCTCACCGTTCTCAGCGGCAGCGAGTGGACCGCCCTGCGCCAGGGTGATCAAAGCGGCTGGGAGCTGGATATTCTCACCTCCGGCCACCGGCAGACCCTCCAGGCCAAAGCTCTCATAGACACCACCGGTGATGCCACCGGCGCCCGCCTCCTGAACCCCGCCTGGTGCCAGCAGGCCGAAGCCGCCCGCCTCTACCGCCCCGCCTACATCTGCGCTTTTCACGGGACCACCGGCACCCATGACGATGCCTGGCGTCTGCAAACCGGGGCCTCTCTTTTCCGCGCCATCCGCGATGGCCTTCTGCCACCCGCCGCCATGGGGGCCGCCTTTCGCGATTCCCCCTTTCCTGGGGAGACCTTCCTCACCGTGGACCTGGAGGCCGGCCAGGGAGACTGGAACCCCTTTGACCCAGCCAAACGCGCCCGCATGGAGCAGGAAGGCCGTGAGGTCGCCCTCGCCCTCTGGCGCTTCCTCCGTGCAGAGCACGCAGATTTCAAAAACTGCCCGCCTCCCATGCTCCCCACCCAGGCCGGCATCCGCGAGACCGCCCGTTACATTGGCGATTATGTCATCACTGGAGATGACCTCGCCGCCTGCCGGCGGTTTGAAAATGAGGTCGCCCTCGCAGGCTGGCCGATGGAAAAGCGTGAAAACGCCCGTGGCCCCAAATTCCGCTTTTTCGATTCCCCTGCCCCCGCCGGCATCCCTGCAGGCTGCTTTACCCGCCAGGACGCCCCCGGCCTCTTCTTCGCCGGCCGTTGCCTCTCCGCAGATCATGAGGCCCTGGCCTCCCTGCGCGTCATGGGCACCTGCATGGCCGGTGGACAGGCCGCAGGAAAGATGGCAGTGGACTTTCTCTCAGGCCACTGA
- a CDS encoding ParA family protein: MHDRKKTAANSFAIVYLRTVIAIATASQKGGVGKTTLCINLAYSLARRGWTTLLVDTDPQSGVGLSLARSTKVKQGFYDFLLGEKNFNKLVLSTRLPELQILPAGQYDACARQGWSQAEVPSRLADLLRAAELRGVDCVIMDTAAGLNAMSESVVKACDYVILPQQAEPLAVRSVPHMLETLSRFRAEGAGVKVAGILLTMVMGESQISQKVVAELRSLLPADLMFEQNIPRMASFLEASAMGVPVALIKRNPPPEALIFDQLAAEIEQRTGLIQDREASDNHASLLD; this comes from the coding sequence GTGCACGACCGTAAAAAAACGGCTGCAAATTCATTCGCCATCGTCTATCTGCGCACTGTGATCGCCATTGCAACGGCCAGCCAAAAAGGCGGTGTGGGTAAAACCACACTGTGCATCAACCTTGCGTACTCCCTCGCCCGGCGCGGGTGGACGACGCTTCTTGTGGATACAGACCCTCAGAGCGGGGTCGGTTTATCGCTGGCGCGGTCCACGAAAGTGAAGCAGGGGTTTTATGATTTCCTGCTGGGAGAAAAGAATTTTAACAAGCTGGTGCTGTCCACGCGGCTGCCGGAGCTGCAAATCCTCCCTGCCGGTCAATACGATGCCTGCGCCCGCCAGGGCTGGTCCCAGGCAGAAGTGCCAAGCCGTCTGGCCGACCTTTTGAGGGCAGCTGAGCTCCGGGGTGTGGACTGCGTGATCATGGACACTGCTGCCGGGCTCAATGCCATGTCCGAATCCGTGGTGAAGGCCTGTGACTACGTGATCCTGCCGCAACAGGCGGAGCCGCTGGCGGTGCGCAGCGTGCCGCACATGCTGGAGACTCTGTCCCGCTTCCGTGCTGAAGGAGCCGGAGTCAAAGTCGCCGGCATCCTCCTGACCATGGTCATGGGGGAGAGCCAGATCAGCCAGAAAGTCGTGGCCGAGCTGCGCAGCCTGCTGCCTGCGGACCTGATGTTTGAGCAGAACATCCCGCGCATGGCCTCCTTCCTTGAAGCCAGCGCCATGGGTGTGCCTGTGGCCTTGATCAAACGCAACCCTCCGCCCGAGGCGCTGATCTTTGATCAGCTCGCCGCCGAAATCGAACAACGCACCGGTCTCATCCAGGATCGCGAAGCCTCCGACAACCATGCAAGTCTCCTGGATTGA
- a CDS encoding N-acetylglucosamine-6-phosphate deacetylase: MKPLDLQVNGYAGTDFNGDSLTAEALHHACHCLREDGCDSILATFITDDVATLERRMSTLVALREKDPLAQEVIAGIHIEGPFINPEKGYVGAHPPQCVKPANLEDTKRLLDAAGGLTKIITLAPEHDADYHVTEFLSSNGITVSAGHCNPSLEQLRAATEHGLSMFTHVGNGCPMLMHRHDNIIHRALALRDRLWLCFIPDGVHIEFFALINYLRSAGLEKTIFVTDAISASRLGPGNYKLAGWDIKIGEDLVARSPDGSHFVGSTVTIPRILTNGQQSLGLTKAELELLLDTNPRKAVGL, translated from the coding sequence ATGAAACCTCTCGATCTCCAGGTCAATGGCTACGCCGGCACCGACTTCAACGGCGACAGCCTCACCGCCGAAGCGCTTCACCATGCCTGCCACTGCTTGCGTGAAGACGGCTGCGATTCCATCCTGGCCACCTTCATCACCGATGATGTCGCCACGCTGGAGCGGCGCATGAGCACGCTGGTGGCCCTGCGGGAAAAGGATCCTCTGGCTCAGGAAGTCATCGCCGGTATTCACATCGAAGGTCCCTTCATCAATCCTGAAAAAGGCTACGTCGGCGCCCACCCGCCCCAGTGCGTGAAACCGGCGAATCTGGAGGATACCAAACGCCTGCTGGATGCCGCCGGCGGCCTGACCAAGATCATCACCCTGGCTCCGGAACATGATGCGGACTATCATGTCACCGAGTTCCTTTCCAGCAACGGCATCACCGTCTCCGCCGGGCATTGCAATCCCTCACTCGAGCAGCTCCGTGCGGCCACTGAGCACGGGCTGAGCATGTTCACCCATGTGGGCAACGGCTGCCCCATGCTGATGCACCGGCATGATAACATCATCCACCGCGCCCTGGCCCTGCGGGACCGGCTGTGGCTGTGCTTCATCCCGGACGGGGTGCACATCGAGTTCTTTGCGCTCATCAACTACCTGCGAAGCGCCGGCCTGGAAAAGACGATCTTCGTCACCGATGCCATCTCCGCCTCGCGGCTTGGACCGGGAAATTACAAGCTCGCCGGCTGGGACATCAAAATTGGGGAGGACCTCGTCGCCCGCTCGCCGGACGGCTCGCACTTCGTCGGCAGCACCGTCACCATCCCTCGCATTCTCACGAATGGCCAGCAGTCGTTAGGCCTGACCAAGGCCGAGCTTGAACTGCTGCTGGATACGAACCCGCGCAAAGCGGTGGGGCTGTAG
- a CDS encoding acyl carrier protein, producing the protein MPDISPHAVIALIMEHQIVETTEPLTPESDLFSLGLDSLATMQLMLHLERQFGVRIAPSEMTRNHFATATVLARWLSHPNRSAA; encoded by the coding sequence ATGCCTGACATCTCACCCCATGCGGTCATCGCTCTCATCATGGAGCATCAGATCGTGGAAACCACGGAGCCGCTGACGCCGGAATCAGACCTCTTTTCCCTGGGGCTGGATTCGCTGGCCACGATGCAGCTCATGCTCCACCTGGAGCGCCAGTTCGGCGTGCGCATCGCCCCGTCAGAAATGACGCGCAACCACTTCGCCACCGCCACCGTCCTGGCCCGCTGGCTTTCGCATCCCAACCGCAGCGCTGCATGA